From Daphnia magna isolate NIES linkage group LG2, ASM2063170v1.1, whole genome shotgun sequence:
AATCTGAACACGAACCGTTTGGTGAGGCCGTTAAAGATGTTTCAAACGCCATCACTGGGCTTGTCGAAGCTGCTGCTCAAGCTGCCTATCTAGTTGGTGCTTCTGATCCATCCAGCGTAGCCGGAAGATCCGGTTTGGTTGATCAGGCGGCCTTCGCCAGAGCATCACAGGTAAAAGAATTTTCCCACTTGTCTAATCTTTGCTCTTTGATTTTGCAATAGGTTTCCGAAAAACCTTTTAAATGATTTATAATTAATGTAGGCCATTCAATCAGCTTGTCAAGCATTGTCCAGCCCGAAAAGCACCCAGCAACAAGTTCTGTCTGCTGCTACCGTTATCGCCAAACACACGAGTTCTCTGTGTAACGCGTGCAGAGTGGCTTCGTCCAAGACGACGAATCCGGTGGCCAAACGACACTTTGTTCAATCGGCTAAGGATGTTGCCAATTCGACTGCCAAATTGGTCAAGGAAATCAAAGCCCTGGATCAGGACTACAGTCAGCGTAATCGCGACAATTGCGCCGCCGCCACACAGCCTCTCATTGAAGCCGTGGAGAACTTGTGCACCTTCGCCAACTCACCTGATTTTGCTTCCATCCCTGCTAAAATTTCGCCAACCGCTCGGCAATCTCAAGAACCCATTACATCCGCTGGTAAAAATCCAAATCTTAATTCCTTTCCGAGACACAATCTTAATCctctttttttaagtttttattattattatttcaggCAAATCTATTATTGATGGTTCGTGCTCAATGATTTCGGCCGCCAAGTCTCTAGCGCTTAATCCCAAAGATCCGCCCACATGGCAAGCCTTGGCCAATCACAGCAAGAGCGTGTCTGATTCGATTAAGAAACTTGTGTCGTCCATCCGTGACAAGGCGCCTGGACAAAAAGAGTGCGACGATGTTATCTCCATCATGTCGAATTGCGTCCGCCAGCTGGATCAAGCTTCGCTTTCGGCTATTTCGCAGAACCTGAGCCCACGCCGCGAAAAATCTGCACAGGCTTTTGCTGAGCAGACAACCAATTGCGCCATGGAAATCGCGGATCGCATCGATAGCGTCCGCACTGCCGCCAAGGGAGAGGCCGAAAAACTGGGACATGCTGTAAGCGTCTTTCGCATTCCAAAGTTTTAACGCATGACGGATGTATCACCGCATTTCCTGTTTAGGTTACACAAATATCCCACTACTTTGAGCCAATGGTGGTGGCCGCTACCGGATCCGCTTCCTATCTGCTCAATTCCAAACAGCAAATGATGATGCTTGATCAATCCAAGACTGTCACGGAATGTGCTATCCAACTTGTTCTGGTCGCCAAAGAAGCCGGTGGAAATCCTAAGGTAATTTCCATTTATATTTCGCTCTTTccgatttttgtttaattatttgGCTTTCTGTATTAATTTAGGCTGTGCAAGTCCACACGGATCTGGACGAGTCGGCCGAAGCCATGAAAGAGGCCCTGCGAGACTTGTTGTCAACAGTCGAGACGGTTGCTACAGAAGCCGGTGTGGTATCTGGCCTTGTCGATTCAATTACTGCATCCATGAACCAGATGGAAAGCAGAGCACAGACGGTAATTCAATGTCGTCAACCTATCGCACACACATTTCTGCAATCTGATCTCTAATTAGGCCTCTGCTGGGGATGATGCCGATGGTTCAAGTTTCGTGGATTACCAAACACGGATGGTCCAAGCAACGAAAGAGATCGCTCGTCTATCACAGGATATGGTAAACAAAcaattttctgaaaaaaaaaaaaaaacgtgaaaaataaattattctACCACTGGCTTGAAAATAGGTTGCCAAATCTGGTTCGGACAATGTCAGTCAGTTGGGTCAACTTGGTGCTTCCATTACCCATCTGTACACGCAACTGGCGACCGATACCCAAGGTGCTGTGGCTAAAACTTCGAGCGTTGAAATTGCTATGCGCATTAAATCGACTGTCCACGATCTTGGTCGGACCTGTATCGATTTGGTTAAAGCTGGTGGTGCTAGACAGGGTGCCCCTGACGACGTCTTTACCCAGCGGGATCTTTCCGATGCTGCACGTCTAGTTGGAGAAaaggtgaagaagaaaaacgacgCATTACGGAACGTTATTTAATTCTTCAAATGTTATGTCAATTTCCAGGCATCGCAAGTATTAGCCGCTTTGCAGGCCAGCTCACGCGGAACACAGGCATGTATTAATGCCGCCAGTACAGTGTCCGGTATCATCGGCGATTTGGATACTACCATTCTGTTTGCTACGGCCGGTACTTTGCACGCAGAGAACGAAGACGAATCGTTCGCTGATCATCGTGAAAATATCTTGAAAACGGCCAAAGCCTTGGTGGAGGACACGAAAACATTAGTGGCCGGTGCTGCCTCGTCGCAGGAACAGTTGGCTGTGGCCGCTCAAAATGCTGTGGCTACTATTGTCCAGCTGTCCGACGTAGTCAAACTGGGTGCTGCCTCCCTTGGCTCCAACAATCCTGAAGCCCAGGTATTGCAATCTTTGCGTCTTGAGTTCACAGTTTCTGATGGGCTGTTGTTCCAATGTTTGCAGGTGATGTTGATCAATTCTGTCAAAGACGTGGCGTCGGCTCTCGGCGATTTGATCCACGCTACTAAATCAGCTTCGGGCAAGAGCATCAACGATCCGGCGATGATCTACTTGAAAGATTCAGCCAAGGTAAGTTGTTTTACGCGTCCAAATTTGAAAACGAGTCCCTTCTCTTTTCCTCTCCTTTTTTCCTAAATAAAATCCAGACAATTAGCGATCAACAATAGCGAACGAATCGTTTATCGGGTATTTAAATATGACACCCGATGGTTTGTTGATTGTAAACAATCTTGCACCATGCAGTTTCCCTGGCTGGGGTGGACTTTCCCTGTGATTTGATTTTAATGCTTTCATTGTAGTGGTGGTGGTGTTGAGTGGAGGCTGCTTTCTTTGTCTGGAATTTTCGACACTTGCGCCGATGATAAATCACCTATAAAGTCTGCACGCCCCTTTCACTGACTGAGCTGTTTGCCCCTCAACCCTCTCCACTATAGTTGATTTCCATCATCGTATCATTTAGCCTTAGAAGATCGATAGGTTATCTTCTTCCCGCTTTGATGGCTGAAAATGTCAGCTATTAAGTGCACCAAGTCCACCCTGCCTACCTCAGGAAACAGCATAGTCATATCGAAATTCAAAGAATCCAGGCATGGATTTGTTCCGCACATCTGCTCTTACGAGCAGCAACtaacaaaacacaaaaccaaTCCTGGATTCTGTTTAGTCTCGTCATTCAATCGattcaaaacatttttagATCCGTTAAaagcggattttttttttgcggttaTGTCTAATCAAATCTGGAACTGTTgccctctttaaaaaaaaaaaaaaaagaaaaacgtcttcgccttctttccctttttattttctgagTGGAAATGAAAAGCTGAGTTTTGTGGTTGTATGTGTGCTCTTCCACAGTATCCAGCGGATGACGTTGAACCCGTGCCTTCGGATTGGCTCATATCCGACCAGGAAGAGGAGCTCATTCGACTCCTCATTATTGACTCGGATTACGCCGAACACTGACAGTTTCgtcataaaatgaaaaattatcataaagaaaaaacatttaaaaacaaaacaaaaacgtgaAAACCAAATTTAGTTGGAAGGAAACATGTGCGGCGCGGCCATGTTGAAACACgcctccccaaaaaaaaaaaaaagaaaagatccagctactttttttttaaaagacttCTTTACCTCTTGTTTTGACTTTTTGAAaccctttaaattttttttattttatttgccTGCCCTCTTTTGATTGATCGCTATCAAAATCAGTAATTTTGGGTTTTGAAAAGAACAAGCCAATCTGTAGTAGTCTACAACCAACTAACCCGGGAagtatttattatttgaattGACGTTCGAAAAGGGTCAATAAAacacttgaaaagaaaaagaaaagaaaaatcagcaATTCGTTACTACATCGTTTTAGCTCCAGATTTCgaattcatttgattttttaggATTCGCATCTccccttgttttgtttttttgcgatTTCGTTTTGGAATGATTCATCCACCTCGTCTAAATTTTCCCCCTTACTATTCGTGCCTGTCCGTATGCATCCGCAATCCATTTTTATACGCATGGTCTATGAATGACGACAAAAGACGAGTCAAATCAGAGACACACAAAACGTCGATGAAATTTTATGTCGTGGACTTCAGATtccacgaaaacaaaaattttcttgtttttgttttgtttttgtttttgatgacGAGACTAACATAGATTGTCTAGTTACCGATATCGATAACGTGTAAACGAGCGTGCTGTTGTCTATTTGAGCCCTATAGTCCTCTTCCTGTGTGCTATTATCCAACAGACTTTGCCTTGCCTgccatttcatttttcgccTGTTGTTTTTGTCCGTCCACTTTCTCTGCATCTAGGTGATGGTGACCAACGTGACGTCGCTATTAAAAACCGTGAAAGCGGTCGAAGACGAGCACACAAGAGGAACACGCGCTCTGGAATCGACCATTGAAGCGATTGCGCAGGAAATTCGGGTATGTGCATTTTTCCTACAATCGTTGAAATCAACTCATTGCGAATGTTGATTGCTGATTCTTATTTCCACCAGGCGTTCGATTCGCCGGAAGTGCCACGTGTCAAATACACGCCGGAAGATTTAGTCCGAGTCACTAAACCCATCACGTTGGCAACGGCCAAGGCAGTTGCGGCGGGTAACAGCTGTTTCCAGGACGACGTTATTGTAGCTGCCAATGTCGGTCGCAAGGCAATTTCTGACATGTTAACAACTTGCAAAGTACAGTATTTGATTGAAAATGATTGTACTacctttaattttattaatgGATTTCGACTCATTTGTTTAGGGTGCCGCTTATTCGGCGGAGACGAATGACATTCGAGCCAAAACGTTGCAGTCCGGCCGCGAGACGGCCCTGCAGTATCGCGAATTACTTCAACTCGTGTTGCACGTTTTGTCACGACCCAATCCAGCGGCCAACCTCGAAATCAAGAACAACTTCCCGGTTGTTTCACGAAAGATTGCCCAGTGCGTCACCGGCCTCGTATCCATGGCCGAAATCCTTAAAGGTGAGTCCAATTGTTTTGACACTTTCATTGCAAAGTTTTGTTTGATTCTTTGATCTTTGATTGTTTTTCGTCTAATgtcatttaaaatgatttgaGTTGATTTTGAGTTTGCTCGTCCCCCACTGCATACGCGAGCATGtgactaaaaaaacaaaattcttgcCGTTTCCATCCTCCTGTTGTTACAAAAAAGCGCCACTTCAATGGTTGCCCTCTAGCAACGAAAGAATTTCACCACACTGTGGAAATCCGCAGTTTTTCTTCTACGATTCTTACGCTGATGATCGTCTCTAATGAAAATCGGTGATTGGCAATTGTTATCTATACTGTACCTTGTAGTGACATCATCGGGTGAAGACGGTTATGGCCCGTGGAGAACGAGCCAGAGTCTTTACAGTCTGGGTGAGTGTGTCGCAGAATGTGTGTAGCTTGGGTGCTGAATAAGGGAATCTACTGAGCCACACATTGTCAACGCGCATCAGTGGGACTTGCACCGCGGGgaattgtctttttctttcttgtttcacAACTGTCGGGATTGCGTCTTTTTTGCCGGGGATTCGGGATTGATTACCTATATCGTCATTGTGTTCTACTACTAAGCTAGGGGATTTCGTGCTTTTGATAAGATTTTGGGGGCGGATGGCTCTAGTTTTAACTCCACCGTATTTTCACACTCGGCAGTTCCCCCCTCCAACATGTACTGCATGCTGACGGCATGGAACACGCCACGCTGAGCCAGACTTACGCACCAGTATCATTCGGCCTCCGCATGATGACGCCATTCTTTTCTTACACGTGCATGcatggattttgttttttttcttccctgctttccactttattttttttttgttgttgtctttgttTGGTTCCTTAAATAATGCATGGGGttttcgggaaatcgggagaAGACTGTGTATGGGCATAATGTGTGCGTCGTGTTTACTAGCATTGTGTTATGAGTTGCCGTCCCAGTGTGTAGTTTACCGGCTTGCCGGATATCTCCCGGCTTTCAGTATCCAGTCAATCGATCCGTCGGGCGGGAACTTTCGTATGGGCCTCGGTCGTCGCACGCAATCATAAAGGCCGGGGAACAAAAACACGTACGATCCAAGGAGGGCAAAAAAAGATACACGAGCCTACTGGCATGGTGGAATGTCGCGTCGTATTTTCAGTGTTGTTAATCTAAACATTGTGTGCCTATATATTTGTCTGCGTATAAAGCTTTGTCTTGATTGAACGTTGGGGATGCACTGCTGGCCTTTTGGGTCACCATTGCGATTTTGCTGTTGGGTGTTATctgacgtttttcttttttttttttttctacgcGTGAGTAGGAACGGATTGGGAAGATCCCGAAGACCCTACCGTCATTGCGGAAAACGAGCTATTGGGAGCGGCTTCTTCTATAGATGCTGCCGCCAAGAAATTGGCCAACCTACGCCCTCGCATCAGTTCCACAAAAGTAattcactttttattttttattgtgttattaattttgtttcaaatcgTTGAATCGAACAAACACGTTTCAATTGTTGGATCGACATTTCCTCAAACGCTTGTTGGCTGTAAGATATGTTTGATATTCTTGGTTGTTCCATGTTCAGCCTACAACCAGATGTCAGACATATTATTACAGCTATGAGCCATCACTACATCGCATCACTCACGAAATTCAAAGTGACAAGATATggtgacattttttaaaaatctcatTATAGTCGGAACTAATTAGTGttgtttcctctttttctcgAAAAGGAAACGGATGAAAGTCTAAGCTTCGACGAGATGATTCTTGAAGCCGCAAAATCGATTGCCGCCGCAACGTCAGCACTCGTCAAGGCCGCTTCGGCTGCTCAGCGTGAATTAATTGACATTGGCAAGGTaagcctttttttcaaattcctttcaaatggggaaaaaattaGTTCGTATTCATACATCGCTAAACAATTATTGTGTGATCAATATAGATAAGTCGCCGCCCACAAGTGGATTCAGATGATGGTCAATGGTCCGAAGGATTGGTATCGGCTGCCCGTCTTGTAGCAGCAGCCACTCATAGTCTGGTAGAATCGGCCAATGCTCTGGTCCAGGGCCAGTCGTCTGAAGACAAATTAATTTCTGCTGCTAAACAAGTAGCAAGCTCAACCGCCCAGCTTTTGGTAGCGTGCAAAGTGAAAGCAGATCCCGACAGCAAGTCGACTCAGCGCCTTCAGGCGGCCGGCAACGCAGTGAAACGAGCGACCGACAACCTGGTCAAGGCTGCCCAGCAAGCCATCGCTCAAGAAGAAGAGCGTAGTCTAGTGGTTAATCGCAGGTATTTTATTCTGCCCTTTGACTGAGTTATTTATTCATTAAAGAAAATGACACCTTCTCACATCAATGATTCGATTACATAGAATGGTGGGTGGAATAGCGCAAGAGATTGATGCTCGTTCTGAGGTATTGCGAATCGAACGTGAACTGGAGGAAGCCCGCAGTCGATTGACTGCCATCCGGCGTGCCAAATACCGTGGTGAGGGCGATTCGGACGCCGAAGGTTACATGTCCGGCTACGATTCCTCAATGGAGACCTCAGGCTATCGAACAAATCTGAATGGATCCGATATTGAACGTAGTCCTGCTCCACCTCCTCAACAAACGCTGTCGACATTTCAAGCTGAAAGCAGAGTCCGTCAGGTCTATCAGGTTCAACAGTCGAATAGTCCGCATCAATCGAACAGTCCACAGCAGCAAATGTATCAGCACCTCCAACGTGACCAAAGATCTGTTTCACCTGTGCCTCCGCCAAAGAAGCAACCACCCGCTACACCGCCACGTCTGTCTTCGACCCAAAAAccgcaacagcaacaacaacgtGACAACGAGTCTCCTCTGATGATCCTGCAACGCCAGCGCCATTTACTGGAATCGACAGCCAATAGCGCCAATAATTCGATGGTTGAAGACCACACACCTTCGTTCTCTGAGTCGAGACAAAGattcaacaacagcagcacCTTTAATTCATCAGTATCGATGTCGAGTTTTCAAAGTCCTGTTCATGTACAACATGGAGCTTCTGCCGGTGGAGATGCGTCTTATTACTCGGCTACATCCAGTGTTCGCAGCAGCACGGAGCAAATTCATCACAGCCAGGTGACAACACAGAGATCCGAGAGGGTGAGCATGTCCTCTACGAGCAAAGTCTATCAACAATTGCAAGAAAAATAGGTAAAATCTCGAGAGGTGCCTTAGTGGGAAAAACACAAGACACAAGACACAATATTGGTGCTAAGTTAATTGGTTAATTTGGCCTCACATTTAGATTTGTCGGCCATTTGTTGAATTTTCATATTTCTCTAtcttgataattttttttttttttgcacccATCAGCAATTTTCCGGCTTCGATCAGTAATGTGCCTTTCGCATAACACAATCACAAAGATTAATATCTTAGTTGCCAAGTACATAAAGAGGTACGCGTTTGTTTACATAGGGGAGTTAAGGtttcgaaatgaaaaaaaaaaacaaaaacaaaaagaaaagaaaagaaaacttacaATTATAATTGAAAGCTTGAATCGGCGTGTGCGTGTATTGAATATACTATAATCTTGCGTCACATCCTTCTAATTCGCCTCGCCACGTGGTTTCCACTGTTTACTACTTCCAATCGATCGCTGTTACTTCTGCCCATTATTCGCCTTTTCTGAACAAAGTGCCAAAACAAGATGCTCTTCCCCTCCAACAGAtatcacacatttttttcctcttttcttgaAACAAGATTTATTGGAACACTTTTCTTGTTAAAAACATTCTTAATTTTCATCTATATATAATCAGTCTCCTCTAATACACTATCAGTAACTTACTCTGATGCAATTTGTTCTACTACATTGATTTATCAAATATCTTAAaattatgtgaaaaaaaaaacaaacaagaaatcaaGACTTTCCCGATAAACACCAGtttatttccttttcaaaatagaatataaaaaattttaacaaataCCGAGAAGGCTTTCACGTTATGCCATCTCAATCACAATTTTACCTCTCGCGTGACCAGACTTCATTTTGTGATAAGCTGCTTTCAGCTGATCGAAAGTGAAAACACTATCAATCAATGGTTTAAgctgaaaatcaaaatatagttaattaaataatattttaatttgttggaaaaaagcaaacaatttaaagtaaaatgaaaacaagacCTGGTCGTTCTGAGCGTAGTCACGAAGTTTTCGCAGGGCAGATGAATTCGGTGAAAACAACACCCATCGAAGAGTTTTGAATCTCAGAATAAGTGATGCATTAGCGGCGATCAGATCGTAAATTGTCTTGAAAATTCCACCAATCACGCCATAATCATTTAAATTATTCAATATGGGAGGAACAAGAGTAAGATATTTGGCATTGGCGCAAGTTTTCAACAACTTGTAGTCGTAACCATCCCATTTGCCAGTACAGTCGAGGATGAGATCAAAACTAGACAAGTCATTGgaacatttgaaattgaaacaattgtcctacttctttaattttaatcatCATACCCTCCAAAACTACGCAATGTAGAATCGGCATCTGGGGATTTGTAGTCAACTATGAAATCAGATCCCAAATTTTTGATGAGTGGAACAGCATCAGTGGCACATGTTGCAACAACCTTTAAGACCACAATTATTTAATGAATTAAGGTACTTACAAGCCCCTCTTTAATATTTTGTTGGCTACAATTGAGTTTTACCTTTGACCCCCAAAGTTTACAAAGTTGGGTAGCAAGTGATCCAATTCCACCTGCAGCTCCCATGATGAGGACTTGTTTCCCATTTGAAACTTCACCTAACCCACCCATGCTCCTCAGACCAGACCAAGCAGTCAGCCCAGCATATGGAATCGATGCTGCTTCTATCATTGTTAAGTTTGGTGGTTTCATGACAACTAAGGACTCTGAGACAACCACATACTGAGCATGAGAACCTGTACCAGACTGTGGTGGAACTACACCCATACATTCATCCCCTGGTTTCAACTCGGTCACCCCTTTGCCAACTTCCCTGACGATTCCAGCAAAGTCTCGACCCAAAGTAACAGGTAGGTGAGCCCGAAACAATTGTTCAAACGCCACTTTACCATATCCATCtagtaataaaaataaggTTATGAAGCATTTGGTAAAAGATCTATATGTCACCCTTACCTGGCATCCAAGCATCTAAAACATTGACAGATGCagcttttatttctattaGTACATCTTTACTTGAAGTAATCTTCGGGATAGGCAAATCTTTCACTAGTTCCAAACTTTCAATTCCGCCATAATCACGAAGTTGCCAAGCTGACATGAGGCCTTCAGTAGAACAAATATCACCGTGACTCGTCATTTCCTGGGAGGGATGAAACTGGAAATATGCGATAGATCT
This genomic window contains:
- the LOC116916134 gene encoding reticulon-4-interacting protein 1, mitochondrial — protein: MTSHGDICSTEGLMSAWQLRDYGGIESLELVKDLPIPKITSSKDVLIEIKAASVNVLDAWMPDGYGKVAFEQLFRAHLPVTLGRDFAGIVREVGKGVTELKPGDECMGVVPPQSGTGSHAQYVVVSESLVVMKPPNLTMIEAASIPYAGLTAWSGLRSMGGLGEVSNGKQVLIMGAAGGIGSLATQLCKLWGSKVVATCATDAVPLIKNLGSDFIVDYKSPDADSTLRSFGGFDLILDCTGKWDGYDYKLLKTCANAKYLTLVPPILNNLNDYGVIGGIFKTIYDLIAANASLILRFKTLRWVLFSPNSSALRKLRDYAQNDQLKPLIDSVFTFDQLKAAYHKMKSGHARGKIVIEMA